The sequence below is a genomic window from Aureispira sp. CCB-E.
TTATTGCCAGATATCTTAATTATTGCCATACTATCTATAGCAAGAGCGTATTTTGGCAAGCAAGAAATAGAATTTGTTATTTTGGGCGGCTTTGCATTTGCAACATTGTATTGTATTAATGCTTCTATATTGACACAGGGAGGCTTTTTAGGAACAACTATTATGATACTAGGCTTATGTTATAATTGTTTCTTGGTATTTGAAAAATTAATGTTTAGAGAGTCAAATACAAAGAGTTTTACTAAGAATTGGCTGAAAACAATAGTTCAAATGATTAGCATTTGGCTAATAACTTTAGTGCTGTTTCCAATATTGATCATGGAATCATCTGAAGGAATACCTTTGGTAAAAGAAACCAATAAATTGATAGGACTCTCGTTCTTTTTGGTATGTAGTGTGTTGGGGATTTGCAGTGCGTATTTTATGGTCAAAAAAGGAGAGGGAACACCTTTGCCATTGGATCAAACTCAAAAGTTAGTTGTAGCAGGTCCTTATAAATATGTGAGAAATCCTATGGCAATAGCAGGAGTCGGGCAAGTTGTTGCTATAAGCATTATTTTTAGTTCAATTCCTATCTTGTTGTATGCCCTTTTGGGGGCAGTCCTTTGGGAGCTTGTTGTCAAGCCCATAGAAGAAAAAGATATGGAATTAAGGTTT
It includes:
- a CDS encoding methyltransferase yields the protein MKGTAYLLQAALISFWWIGLLTNQNFYDAFQFPGIHSIAFNSFLLPDILIIAILSIARAYFGKQEIEFVILGGFAFATLYCINASILTQGGFLGTTIMILGLCYNCFLVFEKLMFRESNTKSFTKNWLKTIVQMISIWLITLVLFPILIMESSEGIPLVKETNKLIGLSFFLVCSVLGICSAYFMVKKGEGTPLPLDQTQKLVVAGPYKYVRNPMAIAGVGQVVAISIIFSSIPILLYALLGAVLWELVVKPIEEKDMELRFGLDYKNYRGKVGCWIPKITTYLHFLIRYYLSSFK